DNA sequence from the Zavarzinia compransoris genome:
TCAATGTGCCGGTCTTGTCGAAGGCGACGGTCTTCAGCCCGCCCAGGGCTTCGAGCACGGCGCCGCCCTTGATCAGCAGGCCCTGGCGCGCGCCGGTGGAGAGACCGGCGGCGATGGCGGCCGGGGTCGAGATGACGAGGGCGCAGGGGCAGGCGATCAGCAGCAGCGACAGCGCCCGGTAAACCCAGGTGCCCCAATCCTGGCCCGCCAGCAAGGGCGGCGCCAGGGCGACGAGGAGGGCGATCGCCACCACCGCCGGCATGTAGATGCGGGCGAAGCGGTCGATGAAGCGGGCGACCGGGGCCTTCGCCTCCTGCGCTTCCTCGACCAGGCGGATGATGCGGGCGATGGTATTGTCCTCGGCACCCCGGGTCACTTCCAGCTTCAGGGCGGCGTCGAGATTGATGGTGCCGGCGAAGACGTCGTCGCCCGGCTGTTTGGCCCGGGGCACGGATTCGCCGTTCACCGGCGATTCGTCTAGGCTGGACATGCCTTCCCAGATGATGCCGTCGGCCGGCACCCGGTCGCCCGGGCGGACCAGCAGGAAATCGCCCACCTTCACCTGATCCGCCGGGATCTCCTCCGTCGTGCTGCCGGCCAGGCGGAGCGCGGTGCGCGGCGTCAGGTCGGCCAGGGCCTCGATGCTGCGCCGGGCCCGGCTCGCGGCATAGCCTTCCAGCACTTCGCCCACGGCGAAGAGGAAGACCACCACCGCCGCCTCTTCCCCGGCATCGATGGCCAGGGCGCCGAGGGCGGCGATCGTCATCAGCATTTCGATGGTGAAGATGCTGCCCGCGGTCGCGGCGGCCAGGGCGCGGCGCGCCACCGGCAGCAGGGCGATCAGGGTCGCGAGGCCGAAGGCCCAGGGCCCGGCCGCCGGCACCGCCATCTCCACGGCGAAGGCAAGGCCAAGCAGGGCGCCGGAAGCCAGCACCAGCCGCCCCTTGGCGGTGCGCCACCAGGGCTTGCCCCGGTCGGCCGGATCGTCGTGGCTGTGATCATGGTCGTGATCGTGGCCATGGTCGTGGGACTGGTGATCGTGCCGGGCCTCGTTGTCGATCACGGTAAAGCCGAGGCGGCGGATCGCCGCCTGCATGTCGGCCAGGGACGGGGAGACCGCCCCCTCGGTGACCGCGACCGTACCGCCGGTCACATTCACATTGACCTCGTCGACACCGGGCAGGCGCTTCAACGCCGTCTCGATCTTGATCGCGCAGCTGGCGCAATCCATGCCTTCCACCTTCAGGCGGTGCCGGGGCGCAGTCTTGTTCATGACACTTGTCCTCACCATCTTGTGAGGATCACCATGGAACCTGAAGCCACTGGAGCTTCAAGGGGAAAATTTCGATGAGAAACCCGCTGGAAATCAAAGACTTGTCCATCGGCGATCTGGCCAGGCGAACGGAAACCAAGGTCCAGACCATCCGCTATTACGAAGAGATCGGCCTGTTGCCCGCGCCGGCCCGCACCGAGGGCAAGCAACGGGTCTATGGCTTGTCCACCCTGCGGCGCCTCGCCTTCATCCGCCATGCCCGCGACCTCGGCTTCCCGGTCGAGGCGATCCGCGATCTCCTGCGCCTGTCGGACCACCCGGAGCAGCCCTGCGGCGATGCCGATGCCATCGCCCGCCGCCATCTGGCCGAGGTGGAGGACCGGATCAAGCGCCTGCGCACCCTGCAGAAAGAGTTGAAGCGCATGATCGACCAGCACCGGTGCGACGGCGGCTCGATCGCCGATTGCCGGGTGATCGAGGTCCTGTCCGACCATGCCCTGTGCGGGCACGGCCATTGAGGTTCACCCGCCTCGTCCATGCGGATTGGAGCGTCGACCGGCGCAAGCGCTTTGCCGCGCGGGCGGTGTGGTCGGGCGGGCGCTGGCTGGTGTCGGCGCCGGCACCGGTCGGTGACGGCTTTCTCGACGAATTGCTGGCGGCGCCGGTGCTGGCGGGCTTCGACTTCCCGATCGGCCTGCCCGATGCCTATGGCCGGCGCACGGGCTTTGCCGATTTCCGCGCCGCCCTGGCCGCTTTCGGTGAGGGCGCCTGGGCGGATGTCTTCACCGTGGCCGACAGGGTGGCGGAGGTCGGCCTGCACCGGCCCTTCTATCCCGCCCGGGCCACGGCCGGGGTGCGGCAGGCGCCCTTTCTCGCCGCCCATGGCGTTGCCGCGCTGGACGAATTGCACCGCCGCTGCGAACGGGCGACGGCGCGGCGCCGGGCCGCCGCCGCCCTGTTCTGGACCCTCGGCGGCAATCAGGTGGGCAAGGCCGCCATCGCCGGCTGGCGCGAGGTGATCCGCCCGGCCCTGGCCCGAGGCGCCAAGCTCTGGCCCTTCGACGGG
Encoded proteins:
- a CDS encoding heavy metal translocating P-type ATPase: MNKTAPRHRLKVEGMDCASCAIKIETALKRLPGVDEVNVNVTGGTVAVTEGAVSPSLADMQAAIRRLGFTVIDNEARHDHQSHDHGHDHDHDHSHDDPADRGKPWWRTAKGRLVLASGALLGLAFAVEMAVPAAGPWAFGLATLIALLPVARRALAAATAGSIFTIEMLMTIAALGALAIDAGEEAAVVVFLFAVGEVLEGYAASRARRSIEALADLTPRTALRLAGSTTEEIPADQVKVGDFLLVRPGDRVPADGIIWEGMSSLDESPVNGESVPRAKQPGDDVFAGTINLDAALKLEVTRGAEDNTIARIIRLVEEAQEAKAPVARFIDRFARIYMPAVVAIALLVALAPPLLAGQDWGTWVYRALSLLLIACPCALVISTPAAIAAGLSTGARQGLLIKGGAVLEALGGLKTVAFDKTGTLTEGRPQVTDVVPLAATRDEVLALAAGLEVGSNHPLARAILAEAGPRALVPADNVAALAGQGLTGTIAGELLFLGSPRAAAERAAFDAGPVAALEEAGKTVAVLTRGEQALGLIALRDEARDDARQGLARLAAMGIEGVMLTGDNRRTATAIGADLGVEVHAELMPADKARIVRDLAAAGKGPVGKVGDGINDAPALAAAAVGIAMGGGTDVALETADAALLHNRVGGVADLIALSRATLANIRVNVALALGSKAIFLVTTVLGLTGMWIAVLADTGATVLVTLNALRLLRFRASS
- a CDS encoding MerR family transcriptional regulator — encoded protein: MRNPLEIKDLSIGDLARRTETKVQTIRYYEEIGLLPAPARTEGKQRVYGLSTLRRLAFIRHARDLGFPVEAIRDLLRLSDHPEQPCGDADAIARRHLAEVEDRIKRLRTLQKELKRMIDQHRCDGGSIADCRVIEVLSDHALCGHGH
- a CDS encoding DUF429 domain-containing protein produces the protein MRFTRLVHADWSVDRRKRFAARAVWSGGRWLVSAPAPVGDGFLDELLAAPVLAGFDFPIGLPDAYGRRTGFADFRAALAAFGEGAWADVFTVADRVAEVGLHRPFYPARATAGVRQAPFLAAHGVAALDELHRRCERATARRRAAAALFWTLGGNQVGKAAIAGWREVIRPALARGAKLWPFDGPLASLSGTVLAECYPGEIYDHLGCRFQGGDSKRRQDDRRARAAPLLDWAARHDVVFELPARAAVLAGFGPAPTGEDAFDALIGLLGLIEVAAGHRPPGPEEDPVIRRFEGWILGQAYSSLR